The Mustela nigripes isolate SB6536 chromosome 4, MUSNIG.SB6536, whole genome shotgun sequence genome includes a window with the following:
- the LOC132015201 gene encoding large ribosomal subunit protein eL31-like, with protein MAPAKKGGEKKKGRSAINEVVTREYTISIHKCIHGVGFKKRAPRALKEIRKFAVKEMGTPDVHIDTRLNKAVWAKGIRNVPYRIHVRLSRKHNEDEDSPNKLYTLVTYVPVTTFKNLQTVNVDEN; from the coding sequence ATGGCTCCCGCGAAGAAGGGTGGCGAGAAGAAGAAGGGCCGTTCTGCCATCAACGAGGTAGTGACCAGAGAATATACCATCAGCATTCACAAGTGCATCCATGGAGTGGGTTTCAAGAAGCGTGCCCCTCGGGCACTCAAAGAGATCCGGAAATTTGCCGTGAAGGAGATGGGAACTCCAGATGTGCACATTGACACAAGGCTCAACAAAGCTGTCTGGGCCAAAGGAATAAGGAATGTTCCGTACCGCATCCATGTGCGGTTGTCCAGAAAACATAACGAGGATGAAGATTCTCCAAACAAGCTCTACACACTGGTCACCTATGTACCTGTCACCACTTTCAAAAATCTACAGACAGTTAATGTGGATGAAAACTAA